The following are encoded in a window of Saccharothrix longispora genomic DNA:
- a CDS encoding 3-hydroxyacyl-CoA dehydrogenase family protein, whose product MRVGVVGAGVMGAGVAQCFAASGHDVVVVDPDPAALAAGPGRVRAGVRLRALAGGTRVDPAEVSSRLRWTAELGEVAGCGFVVECAPERVAVKERLFAELDGLCAPDAVLASCTSAIPVAVLAAATAHPDRVLVTHFMNPAPVKEAVEVARGPRTSDAVLARVVDVLSSLGKTAIVVSDAPGFVTNRVLMLAVNEAVKVVAEGTAPAATVDRVFEQCFAHATGPLRTADLIGLDTVRDTLLVLRDLLSDPAFTPCPLLTEMVESGRLGAKSGQGFHTWRV is encoded by the coding sequence GTGAGGGTGGGCGTGGTGGGCGCCGGGGTCATGGGCGCGGGGGTGGCGCAGTGCTTCGCGGCGTCCGGGCACGACGTGGTCGTGGTCGACCCGGACCCGGCGGCGCTGGCCGCCGGACCGGGCCGGGTGCGCGCCGGCGTGCGGCTGCGGGCGCTGGCGGGCGGCACGCGCGTCGACCCCGCCGAGGTGTCGTCACGGCTGCGCTGGACGGCCGAGCTCGGCGAGGTGGCCGGGTGCGGTTTCGTCGTGGAGTGCGCGCCGGAGCGCGTCGCGGTGAAGGAACGGCTGTTCGCCGAGCTGGACGGCCTGTGCGCGCCGGACGCCGTGCTGGCGTCGTGCACGTCGGCGATCCCGGTGGCCGTGCTGGCGGCGGCGACCGCCCACCCGGACCGGGTGCTGGTCACCCACTTCATGAACCCCGCGCCGGTCAAGGAGGCCGTCGAGGTGGCCCGCGGCCCGCGGACGTCGGACGCGGTGCTCGCGCGCGTGGTCGACGTGCTGTCGTCGCTGGGCAAGACCGCGATCGTGGTGTCCGACGCGCCCGGGTTCGTGACCAACCGGGTGCTGATGCTGGCCGTCAACGAGGCGGTGAAGGTGGTGGCGGAGGGGACCGCGCCGGCGGCCACCGTGGACCGGGTCTTCGAGCAGTGCTTCGCCCACGCCACCGGCCCGCTCCGCACCGCCGACCTGATCGGCCTGGACACCGTCCGGGACACCCTGCTGGTGCTGCGCGACCTGCTGTCCGACCCGGCCTTCACCCCGTGCCCGCTGCTCACCGAGATGGTCGAGTCGGGGCGGCTGGGTGCGAAGTCGGGGCAGGGCTTCCACACCTGGCGGGTCTGA
- a CDS encoding molybdopterin-dependent oxidoreductase, producing MTTAHRTCPICDSVCGLKIDLDLTGRVTRVTGDDQDPFTRGYICPKGASIGRLDEDPDRLRHPLIREGDGFREASWEEAFEAVERGLAGVVERHGRDAVAVFFGNPTYHTMAGFLYRVPLIQSLASKNVYSSGTIDHMPKHVACAHLYGDPFAIAVPDIDRTDYLLVIGANPMESHGSLFCAPDMPARLRALRERGGRMVVVDPRRTRTAEAADEHFFVRPGTDPFLLLGIVHTLFEEGLTSVTHDVDGLDELRELVAEFPPAVAERVSGVPAGDVARLARELASARTAAVYSRMGGSVVEFGTITQWLVDVINVLTGNLDRPGGTMFTRTAALEVFRTGQPFEWGRWHSRVKGFPEVLGELPTATLADEIETPGDGQVRALINIGANQVVAAPNGPRLGRAFDQLDFMVCVDPYLNETTRHATVILPPPRILQSPHYDFLMQIVMVRNYTRYSPPALPLDEDQRSEAEILARLTLIAAGAGAAADPSGVDEMFIGQLLTGATQMPGSPVEGMDVAALRATIEGDDGPEQVLDTLLKFGPYGLSLARLKEEPHGIDLGPLEPRLEELLRTPSGRVELTPAPIVADFDRLRARLAAPTPDVVLIGRRQLRSNNSWLHNVASLVGGSNRCTLHVNPADVTRLGLGERAVVRSAAGEVVVAVEPNDAIMPGVVSLPHGWGHEDSAQRVAARNPGVNANALTDELVIDVPSGNAVFNGVPVTVGPHED from the coding sequence ATGACCACCGCGCACCGCACCTGTCCCATCTGCGACTCCGTCTGCGGTCTGAAGATCGACCTCGACCTCACCGGCCGCGTCACGCGGGTGACCGGTGACGACCAGGACCCCTTCACCCGCGGTTACATCTGCCCGAAGGGCGCCAGCATCGGCCGCCTCGACGAGGACCCGGACCGCTTGCGCCACCCGCTGATCCGCGAGGGCGACGGGTTCCGGGAGGCCTCCTGGGAGGAGGCGTTCGAGGCGGTCGAGCGCGGGCTCGCCGGCGTCGTCGAGCGGCACGGCCGGGACGCGGTCGCCGTCTTCTTCGGCAACCCGACCTACCACACGATGGCCGGCTTCCTGTACCGCGTGCCGCTGATCCAGTCGCTGGCGTCGAAGAACGTCTACTCCTCGGGCACCATCGACCACATGCCCAAGCACGTCGCGTGCGCGCACCTCTACGGCGACCCGTTCGCGATCGCCGTGCCGGACATCGACCGGACCGACTACCTGCTCGTCATCGGCGCGAACCCCATGGAGTCGCACGGTTCCCTGTTCTGCGCGCCCGACATGCCCGCACGCCTGCGGGCGCTGCGCGAGCGCGGCGGCAGGATGGTCGTGGTCGACCCGCGTCGCACCCGCACCGCCGAGGCCGCCGACGAGCACTTCTTCGTCCGGCCGGGCACCGACCCCTTCCTGCTGCTCGGCATCGTCCACACGCTGTTCGAGGAGGGGCTGACCTCGGTCACCCACGACGTCGACGGGCTCGACGAACTCCGCGAGCTGGTGGCGGAGTTCCCCCCGGCGGTCGCCGAGCGGGTCTCCGGCGTGCCCGCCGGGGACGTCGCCCGGCTGGCCCGCGAGCTGGCCTCCGCGCGCACGGCCGCGGTGTACTCGCGCATGGGCGGGTCCGTCGTGGAGTTCGGGACGATCACCCAGTGGCTCGTCGACGTGATCAACGTGCTGACCGGGAACCTGGACCGACCCGGCGGGACCATGTTCACCAGGACCGCCGCGCTGGAGGTGTTCCGCACGGGGCAGCCGTTCGAGTGGGGTCGCTGGCACAGCAGGGTCAAGGGCTTCCCCGAGGTGCTCGGGGAGCTGCCGACGGCCACGCTGGCCGACGAGATCGAGACCCCGGGCGACGGCCAGGTGCGGGCGCTGATCAACATCGGGGCCAACCAGGTGGTGGCGGCGCCCAACGGGCCCCGGCTCGGCCGGGCGTTCGACCAGCTCGACTTCATGGTCTGCGTCGACCCGTACCTGAACGAGACCACCCGGCACGCCACCGTCATCCTGCCGCCGCCGCGCATCCTCCAGTCGCCGCACTACGACTTCCTGATGCAGATCGTGATGGTGCGGAACTACACCCGCTACTCCCCGCCGGCCCTGCCGCTCGACGAGGACCAGCGGTCCGAAGCGGAGATCCTGGCCCGGCTGACGCTGATCGCGGCGGGCGCGGGCGCGGCCGCCGATCCGTCGGGCGTCGACGAGATGTTCATCGGCCAACTGCTGACCGGGGCCACGCAGATGCCCGGCTCGCCGGTCGAGGGCATGGACGTCGCGGCGCTGCGGGCCACGATCGAGGGCGACGACGGCCCGGAGCAGGTCCTGGACACGCTGCTGAAGTTCGGCCCCTACGGCCTCTCCCTGGCGCGGCTGAAGGAGGAGCCGCACGGCATCGACCTGGGCCCGCTCGAACCGCGGCTGGAGGAGCTGCTGCGCACGCCGTCCGGCAGGGTCGAGCTGACCCCCGCGCCGATCGTCGCGGACTTCGACCGGCTGCGCGCCCGGCTCGCCGCCCCGACCCCGGACGTCGTGCTGATCGGACGGCGCCAGCTGCGGTCCAACAACAGCTGGCTGCACAACGTCGCCTCGCTCGTCGGCGGCAGCAACCGGTGCACCCTGCACGTCAACCCGGCCGACGTCACGAGGCTCGGGCTGGGCGAGCGGGCGGTCGTGCGCTCCGCCGCGGGCGAGGTCGTCGTCGCCGTCGAGCCGAACGACGCGATCATGCCCGGTGTCGTCAGCCTCCCCCACGGCTGGGGGCACGAGGACAGCGCGCAGCGGGTCGCGGCCCGGAACCCGGGGGTGAACGCCAACGCGCTCACCGACGAACTGGTGATCGACGTCCCGTCCGGCAACGCGGTGTTCAACGGCGTGCCGGTGACCGTCGGCCCGCACGAGGACTAG
- a CDS encoding NAD(P)/FAD-dependent oxidoreductase has translation MGQDAGTRAVVLGGSIAGLFAARVLADAYDEVLIVDRDKLVGVKGVRRFCPQSHQANGLLARGVQVMEELFPGLTQEMIDHGVPTGDLSGSCRWYARGFRLKQQHAGLTTLGVVRPLFEYFIRERVQQIPNVSFLEEHDILGLVTTADKSRVTGARVQARDADVDKVIEGDLVVDATGRGSRTPVWLEQLGYEKPVEERKKIDLGYVTQHFKLRPGANPFNGDVAINQIAHAGAPRGNVFFLVEGGKVELTTYGILGDHPPTDRAGLMEWLKSLPAKDVYETLRYADPVDKAMPFKFPTTLRRHYQDLRRFPDGLLVTGDAVTCFNPVYAQGMSVAALCALVMRRHLHSGVAPVPLDYFRDLAADAVDAAWEMTNTIDLSLPGVEGDRTFKVRMANWYLRRVQIAATHDGKITAAYFKTAGLVEKPESLMRPGFALRVLWKSLRGPSKESRQPYVYQVPEGVEPAFGEPSELAKSA, from the coding sequence GTGGGCCAGGATGCCGGTACGCGCGCGGTGGTGCTGGGCGGCAGCATCGCCGGGCTGTTTGCGGCCAGGGTGCTCGCAGACGCCTACGACGAGGTGCTGATCGTGGACCGCGACAAGCTCGTCGGCGTCAAGGGGGTGCGGCGGTTCTGCCCGCAGAGCCACCAGGCCAACGGGTTGCTGGCCCGCGGGGTGCAGGTGATGGAGGAGCTCTTCCCGGGGCTCACCCAGGAGATGATCGACCACGGTGTCCCCACCGGCGACCTGTCCGGCAGCTGCCGCTGGTACGCCAGGGGGTTCCGGCTCAAGCAGCAGCACGCCGGGCTGACCACCCTCGGCGTGGTCCGGCCGCTGTTCGAGTACTTCATCCGCGAGCGGGTGCAGCAGATCCCCAACGTGAGCTTCCTGGAGGAGCACGACATCCTCGGTCTCGTCACGACCGCGGACAAGAGCCGGGTCACCGGCGCCCGGGTGCAGGCCCGCGACGCGGACGTCGACAAGGTCATCGAGGGCGACCTGGTGGTCGACGCCACCGGCCGGGGTTCGCGGACCCCCGTCTGGTTGGAGCAGCTCGGCTACGAGAAGCCGGTCGAGGAGCGAAAGAAGATCGATCTCGGTTACGTGACGCAGCACTTCAAGCTCCGTCCCGGCGCCAACCCGTTCAACGGCGACGTGGCCATCAACCAGATCGCGCACGCCGGCGCGCCCCGCGGGAACGTCTTCTTCCTGGTGGAGGGCGGCAAGGTCGAGCTGACCACCTACGGCATCCTCGGCGACCACCCGCCCACCGACCGGGCCGGGCTCATGGAGTGGTTGAAGTCGCTGCCCGCCAAGGACGTCTACGAGACGTTGCGCTATGCGGACCCGGTGGACAAGGCGATGCCGTTCAAGTTCCCGACGACGCTGCGCAGGCACTACCAGGACCTGCGCCGGTTCCCGGACGGCCTGCTGGTCACCGGTGACGCGGTCACCTGCTTCAACCCCGTCTACGCCCAGGGCATGAGCGTGGCCGCGCTGTGCGCGCTGGTCATGCGCAGGCACCTGCACAGCGGTGTCGCGCCCGTGCCGCTCGACTACTTCCGCGACCTCGCCGCGGACGCCGTCGACGCCGCGTGGGAGATGACCAACACCATCGACCTGAGCCTGCCGGGCGTCGAGGGCGACCGCACGTTCAAGGTGCGCATGGCCAACTGGTACCTGCGGCGGGTGCAGATCGCCGCGACCCACGACGGCAAGATCACCGCCGCGTACTTCAAGACGGCGGGGCTGGTCGAGAAGCCGGAATCGCTGATGCGGCCGGGGTTCGCCCTGCGCGTGCTGTGGAAGTCGCTGCGCGGCCCGTCCAAGGAGAGCCGGCAGCCGTACGTGTACCAGGTGCCCGAGGGCGTCGAGCCCGCGTTCGGCGAGCCTTCCGAGCTGGCCAAGTCGGCATGA
- a CDS encoding flavin-containing monooxygenase, producing the protein MDSVAEEVDAVVVGAGFAGLYALYKLRGQGLSVKVFEAADDVGGTWYWNKYPGARCDVESMHYSYSFDPALEQEWEWTEKYAGQPEILSYLRHVADRYDLRKDVVFETRVTRASFDEGTARWHVRTDRGHVVSARYCVMAVGCLSVPKFPEVPGLEAFTGPWYHTGTWPEGGVDFTGQRVGVIGTGSSGIQAIPLIAEQAAELTVFQRTPNFSFAAFNGPLDPDRVADVKANYREVREADRNSIFGIAVEWPTKSALEVSESERRAVYQERWNRGHLNGLVQSFTDLIFVEEANETAAEFVREQVRGKVDDPETARKLEPRGYPFSTKRPCLDTGYYETYNREHVHLVDLREEDLVEITATGVRTTAGEYEFDSLVLATGFDAMTGAFLAVDITGRNGLSLREKWHDGPVTYLGLAVSGFPNLFTVTGPGSPSVLSNMVVSIEQHVDWIGDLVEHMARNGHAAVEATETAEKEWTEHVREVSEATLFPRADSYYLGANVTGKPRVFMPYVGGVAPYRQKCDSVAESGYSGFDLR; encoded by the coding sequence ATGGACAGTGTGGCCGAAGAAGTCGACGCAGTGGTGGTCGGGGCCGGCTTCGCCGGTCTCTACGCGCTCTACAAACTCCGCGGGCAGGGGCTCTCGGTCAAGGTCTTCGAGGCGGCCGACGACGTCGGCGGGACGTGGTACTGGAACAAGTACCCCGGCGCCCGGTGCGACGTGGAGAGCATGCACTACTCGTACTCGTTCGACCCCGCGCTGGAACAGGAATGGGAGTGGACGGAGAAGTACGCCGGCCAGCCCGAGATCCTCTCCTACCTCAGGCACGTCGCCGACCGCTACGACCTGCGCAAGGACGTGGTCTTCGAGACCAGGGTGACGCGGGCGAGCTTCGACGAGGGCACCGCCCGGTGGCACGTCCGCACCGATCGGGGGCACGTGGTGTCCGCCCGGTACTGCGTCATGGCGGTCGGCTGCCTCTCGGTGCCGAAGTTCCCGGAGGTGCCGGGCCTGGAGGCGTTCACGGGGCCCTGGTACCACACCGGCACCTGGCCGGAGGGCGGTGTGGACTTCACCGGGCAGCGGGTGGGCGTGATCGGCACGGGCTCGTCCGGCATCCAGGCCATACCGCTCATCGCCGAGCAGGCGGCGGAGCTGACGGTGTTCCAGCGCACGCCGAACTTCAGCTTCGCGGCGTTCAACGGCCCCCTCGACCCCGACCGGGTGGCCGACGTCAAGGCGAACTACCGGGAGGTCCGCGAGGCCGACCGGAACTCCATCTTCGGCATCGCGGTGGAGTGGCCGACGAAGTCGGCGCTGGAGGTGAGCGAGTCCGAGCGGCGGGCCGTCTACCAGGAGCGCTGGAACCGAGGGCACCTCAACGGGCTCGTGCAGTCGTTCACCGACCTCATCTTCGTCGAGGAGGCGAACGAGACGGCCGCCGAGTTCGTCCGGGAGCAGGTGCGCGGCAAGGTCGACGACCCGGAGACGGCGCGCAAGCTCGAACCGCGCGGCTACCCGTTCTCCACCAAGCGACCCTGTCTGGACACCGGCTACTACGAGACCTACAACCGCGAGCACGTGCACCTCGTGGACCTGCGGGAGGAGGACCTCGTCGAGATCACCGCGACGGGCGTGCGGACCACCGCGGGCGAGTACGAGTTCGACAGCCTGGTCCTCGCCACCGGCTTCGACGCCATGACGGGCGCGTTCCTCGCCGTCGACATCACGGGCCGGAACGGCCTGTCGCTGCGGGAGAAGTGGCACGACGGCCCCGTCACGTACCTCGGTCTCGCGGTGTCGGGCTTCCCGAACCTGTTCACCGTCACCGGCCCCGGGAGCCCGTCCGTGCTGAGCAACATGGTCGTGTCGATCGAGCAGCACGTCGACTGGATCGGCGACCTGGTCGAGCACATGGCGCGCAACGGCCACGCGGCGGTCGAGGCGACCGAGACCGCGGAGAAGGAGTGGACCGAGCACGTGCGCGAGGTCAGCGAGGCGACGCTCTTCCCGAGGGCGGACTCCTACTACCTCGGCGCGAACGTCACCGGCAAACCGCGGGTCTTCATGCCCTACGTCGGCGGGGTCGCGCCCTACCGGCAGAAGTGCGACTCGGTCGCCGAGAGCGGGTACTCGGGATTCGACCTGCGGTGA
- a CDS encoding AfsR/SARP family transcriptional regulator — MLRLLGPVGLTSNGREYDLGGPRQRVVLAMLALNANRVVPVERLIDAVWNTTPPTTARTQVQICVSALRKIFFDAKVAMRIKTRRPGYQLEVDPGELDVEQFTSLVETARTHVRASRTSSAVAALRTALSLWRGRALADLHSELVRRFADQLEHTRLTAVTERIQLDLALGRHEEVIGELTILVEEHPLRERLYEFLMLALYRSGRQAEALKVCRRARAVLMGELGIEPGTRVQELEASILNREPRLDLPPTGAERLLISAAAPVPEEPPPIVPAMRRMPRRARARPRTCNCWWCWPGRRVKGRSLSCHLR, encoded by the coding sequence GTGCTGCGACTGCTGGGCCCTGTCGGCCTGACAAGCAATGGACGAGAATACGACCTCGGCGGCCCGCGGCAACGCGTCGTGCTGGCCATGCTCGCGCTCAACGCCAACCGGGTCGTCCCGGTCGAGCGACTCATCGACGCCGTGTGGAACACCACCCCGCCGACCACGGCGAGAACACAGGTCCAGATCTGCGTCTCCGCGCTGCGCAAGATCTTCTTCGACGCCAAGGTGGCGATGCGCATCAAAACCCGCAGACCCGGCTACCAGCTCGAGGTCGACCCGGGCGAACTGGACGTCGAGCAGTTCACCTCACTGGTCGAAACCGCGCGGACGCACGTGCGCGCCTCGCGCACCTCCTCGGCGGTCGCCGCGCTCCGCACGGCGCTCAGCCTGTGGCGCGGCAGAGCACTCGCCGACCTGCACAGCGAGCTGGTCCGACGTTTCGCCGACCAGCTCGAACACACCCGGCTGACCGCCGTCACGGAGCGCATCCAGCTCGACCTCGCCCTCGGCAGGCACGAGGAGGTCATCGGCGAGCTGACCATCCTCGTCGAGGAACACCCGCTGCGGGAACGGCTGTACGAATTCCTCATGCTCGCCCTGTACCGCTCGGGACGACAGGCCGAGGCGCTCAAGGTGTGCAGGCGGGCACGGGCCGTCCTGATGGGCGAACTCGGCATCGAGCCGGGGACGCGCGTGCAGGAACTCGAAGCGTCGATCCTGAACCGCGAGCCGCGGCTCGACCTGCCACCGACCGGAGCGGAGAGGCTGCTCATCAGCGCGGCCGCACCGGTGCCGGAGGAGCCGCCCCCCATCGTGCCGGCCATGCGGCGCATGCCACGCAGGGCGCGCGCGAGACCGCGGACCTGCAACTGCTGGTGGTGTTGGCCGGGGCGACGGGTCAAGGGGAGATCCCTGTCCTGTCACCTCCGGTGA
- a CDS encoding DUF6239 family natural product biosynthesis protein produces MPDTPALVVPAALLAQGGGHDHVLSVGVSIGPLLLRVALLAAVSFVVGFGLARGFLAEPDRRSVAAVVACAGGAAVMVLLLSGGLNMSERLVPLLVLLLIAPLYLVLSRDPRFAPAVGRARRFAPWVFWPVALLAADQFARAWLSGTGPERTATLLHTGSAFALVAMSWFAVSRPRRTAGAVGARIGAAALSMVLIWGAAQTMLLHSAGPAGATGQAGVGFTAPAR; encoded by the coding sequence GTGCCTGACACACCCGCGCTGGTCGTGCCCGCCGCCCTGCTCGCGCAGGGTGGCGGGCACGACCACGTGCTGTCCGTCGGGGTGAGCATCGGTCCGCTGCTGCTGCGGGTGGCCCTGCTCGCGGCGGTCTCGTTCGTCGTGGGGTTCGGCCTGGCGCGCGGGTTCCTGGCGGAGCCGGACCGGCGGTCGGTGGCCGCGGTGGTCGCGTGCGCGGGTGGCGCGGCCGTCATGGTGCTCCTGCTCTCCGGCGGCCTGAACATGTCGGAACGGCTGGTCCCGCTGCTGGTCCTGCTGCTCATCGCCCCCCTCTACCTGGTCCTCTCGCGGGACCCGCGGTTCGCGCCCGCCGTCGGCCGGGCGCGGCGGTTCGCCCCGTGGGTGTTCTGGCCGGTCGCACTCCTCGCGGCGGACCAGTTCGCGCGCGCCTGGCTGTCCGGGACGGGGCCGGAGCGCACCGCGACCCTGCTGCACACCGGTTCGGCGTTCGCGCTCGTCGCGATGAGCTGGTTCGCGGTGTCCCGCCCCCGCCGCACCGCGGGCGCGGTGGGGGCGCGGATCGGCGCCGCCGCGCTGTCGATGGTGCTCATCTGGGGCGCGGCCCAGACGATGCTGCTGCACAGCGCGGGGCCGGCGGGGGCGACCGGCCAGGCGGGCGTCGGGTTCACCGCGCCGGCGCGCTGA
- a CDS encoding HAD-IIIC family phosphatase has translation MTGPAVPGPLVKCLVWDLDDTLWDGVVLEGDRPVPRPGAVAALKALDERGVLHAVASRGEHAAALAHLAEHGLHRMFCALEVGWGPKSEAVRRIAAELNIGLDTIAFTDNDAVELAEVAAALPQVRCYPAERVGELAALPEFRPGPVTPESRRRREAYLTERRRAEAERDFGGSSARFLASLDLELTVLTATEADLERARELTARTHQLNTTGLTYDVAELRALCASPGHDVLVARLRDRFGDYGAIGLAVVAHVGGDAVLELLLMSCRVMSRGVGSVLLGDIVRDALERGRRPVARFRRTPVNQVMLVTLRFAGFEPVERDGDRMLLARPSPEPPAPPAHVRLVDGRQR, from the coding sequence GTGACGGGGCCCGCCGTGCCGGGGCCCCTGGTCAAGTGCCTGGTCTGGGACCTGGACGACACGCTGTGGGACGGCGTCGTGCTCGAAGGCGACCGCCCCGTGCCCCGCCCGGGGGCGGTCGCCGCGCTCAAGGCCCTGGACGAGCGCGGCGTCCTGCACGCGGTAGCCAGTCGGGGTGAGCACGCCGCGGCGCTCGCGCACCTCGCCGAGCACGGGCTGCACCGGATGTTCTGCGCGCTGGAGGTCGGGTGGGGCCCGAAGTCCGAGGCCGTGCGCCGGATCGCCGCCGAGCTGAACATCGGGCTGGACACGATCGCGTTCACCGACAACGACGCCGTGGAGCTGGCCGAGGTCGCCGCGGCGCTGCCGCAGGTCCGCTGCTACCCGGCCGAGCGGGTGGGGGAGCTGGCCGCGCTGCCGGAGTTCCGGCCCGGCCCGGTGACGCCGGAGTCGAGGCGGCGGCGCGAGGCGTACCTGACCGAACGGCGGCGCGCGGAGGCCGAGCGGGACTTCGGCGGGTCGTCGGCGCGGTTCCTGGCGTCGCTCGACCTGGAGCTGACCGTCCTGACCGCGACCGAGGCGGACCTGGAGCGCGCGCGGGAGCTGACCGCGCGCACGCACCAGCTCAACACGACCGGGCTCACCTACGACGTGGCGGAGCTGCGGGCGCTGTGCGCGTCACCGGGGCACGACGTGCTCGTGGCGCGGCTGCGGGACCGCTTCGGCGACTACGGGGCCATCGGGCTGGCCGTGGTGGCGCACGTCGGCGGGGACGCGGTGCTGGAGCTGCTGCTGATGTCGTGCCGGGTGATGTCGCGCGGGGTGGGCTCGGTGCTGCTGGGCGACATCGTGCGGGACGCGCTGGAGCGGGGGCGGCGGCCGGTGGCGCGGTTCCGGCGCACACCGGTCAACCAGGTGATGCTGGTGACGTTGCGGTTCGCCGGGTTCGAGCCGGTGGAGCGGGACGGCGACCGGATGCTGCTGGCCCGGCCGTCCCCAGAGCCGCCCGCGCCGCCCGCGCACGTGCGGCTCGTCGACGGGAGGCAGCGGTGA
- the hppD gene encoding 4-hydroxyphenylpyruvate dioxygenase — MTRPFDDMTVDHVEFYVSDLPSKAAWWLNSYGFAISAASDEDAPVRSMVLSHHQVDLVLTESADADHAAAEYVKKHGDGVANIGLGVADAAAAFDEAVRRGARPVAEPATVDGVTTASIIGFGDVAHTFIQRHPGASRRALPGMRPTATPTGDATVQLGAVDHFAVCVEPGELDRSIEFYRRVLDFELIFEERVAVGKQAMTTRVVESTSGAVTLTLIEPDVSCEPGHIDSFLRDHGGAGVQHMAFATGNIVSTLDSLAARGVAFLDAPGSYYSMLAGRVEPIRYAIGELRERNILVDEDHGGQLYQIFTMSTHPRNTIFFELIERLGATSFGSGNIKALYEAVELQRHLERSE, encoded by the coding sequence ATGACGCGTCCCTTCGACGACATGACCGTCGATCACGTCGAGTTCTACGTCAGCGACCTCCCGTCGAAGGCGGCCTGGTGGCTCAACAGCTACGGGTTCGCCATCAGCGCGGCCTCCGACGAGGACGCGCCGGTCCGGTCGATGGTGCTCAGCCACCACCAGGTGGACCTCGTGCTCACCGAGTCCGCCGACGCCGACCACGCCGCCGCCGAGTACGTGAAGAAGCACGGAGACGGTGTCGCGAACATCGGCCTGGGTGTCGCCGACGCGGCGGCGGCGTTCGACGAGGCGGTCCGGCGCGGCGCCCGGCCGGTGGCCGAGCCGGCCACCGTCGACGGGGTGACCACCGCCTCGATCATCGGCTTCGGCGACGTGGCCCACACCTTCATCCAGCGGCACCCCGGGGCTTCGCGCCGCGCGCTCCCCGGTATGCGGCCGACCGCGACGCCCACCGGCGACGCCACCGTCCAACTGGGCGCGGTGGACCACTTCGCCGTCTGCGTCGAGCCGGGGGAGCTCGACCGGTCGATCGAGTTCTACCGGCGCGTGCTGGACTTCGAACTGATCTTCGAGGAGCGCGTCGCGGTCGGCAAGCAGGCCATGACGACGAGGGTGGTGGAGAGCACCTCCGGCGCGGTGACCCTGACGTTGATCGAGCCGGACGTGTCGTGCGAACCCGGCCACATCGACAGCTTCCTGCGCGACCACGGCGGCGCGGGGGTCCAGCACATGGCGTTCGCCACCGGGAACATCGTGTCCACCCTGGACTCCCTGGCCGCGAGGGGCGTCGCGTTCCTGGACGCCCCCGGCAGCTACTACTCGATGCTGGCCGGGCGGGTGGAGCCGATCCGGTACGCGATCGGGGAACTGCGCGAGCGCAACATCCTGGTCGACGAGGACCACGGCGGGCAGCTGTACCAGATCTTCACGATGTCCACGCACCCGCGCAACACGATCTTCTTCGAGCTCATCGAGCGGCTCGGTGCCACGTCGTTCGGCAGCGGCAACATCAAGGCGCTGTACGAGGCCGTCGAACTCCAGCGCCACCTGGAGCGGTCCGAGTAG